Proteins encoded together in one Chloroflexota bacterium window:
- a CDS encoding TIGR00266 family protein, which produces MKYQIEGNPAYGHLSVRLGPGERFVAEGGSMAWMSEGVQVKARLLGGFLRAFFRKLVGGESLFVGEYSHPTGGEVTFSPSIPGNVGHRALAGDSLVLTGGSFMAATPGVQLKMRFGGFKSMFSGEGMFLIECSGNGDLFFNTFGALIEREVEDGFTVDTGHVVAWEPTVDYSIRGMGNLKSTLLSGEGLAMRFTGRGKVYLQTRTLGSVANWLIPFLPA; this is translated from the coding sequence TTGAAATACCAGATAGAGGGCAATCCCGCGTACGGTCACCTTAGCGTGCGGCTCGGTCCCGGCGAGCGTTTCGTCGCCGAGGGAGGCAGCATGGCGTGGATGTCGGAGGGCGTACAGGTGAAAGCGCGGCTGCTCGGCGGATTCCTGCGCGCGTTTTTCAGAAAGCTGGTCGGCGGCGAGTCGCTCTTCGTCGGCGAGTACAGCCATCCGACCGGCGGAGAGGTGACGTTTTCACCCTCCATTCCCGGCAATGTCGGACACCGTGCGCTGGCCGGTGACTCGCTGGTGCTGACCGGAGGATCGTTCATGGCAGCTACGCCCGGCGTCCAGCTCAAGATGCGCTTCGGCGGCTTCAAGAGCATGTTCTCCGGCGAGGGCATGTTCCTCATCGAGTGCAGCGGCAACGGAGACCTGTTCTTCAACACCTTCGGCGCGCTCATCGAAAGGGAGGTGGAAGATGGCTTCACCGTCGATACCGGCCACGTAGTAGCGTGGGAGCCTACGGTGGACTACTCGATTCGCGGCATGGGCAACCTGAAGAGCACGCTGCTTTCGGGCGAGGGTCTGGCAATGCGGTTTACGGGCCGGGGCAAGGTGTATCTCCAGACCAGAACCTTGGGGTCAGTCGCCAACTGGCTCATACCATTCCTGCCGGCATAG
- a CDS encoding TIGR00266 family protein, giving the protein MAKCTLTGGGGFKAALVEIGPAEKFMSEAGAMYRTSDNVDVQVTTRTRSAGGLFGGIKRMFAGESFFLSEYRTTDGRGGEVGLAPTLPGDVALIQCNGQSSWICTGGSYIGSSENLSLDTEFQGLRGMFSGESLSFLKVDGVGELLVSAFGAIREIDVDGAFTVDTGHVVAFEDTLTYSLGKAGGSWLQSFLASEGITLNFSGRGKLYVQSHNPSEWGGTLGGLLPERKQ; this is encoded by the coding sequence ATGGCCAAATGCACACTCACCGGCGGCGGAGGCTTCAAGGCCGCGCTGGTGGAAATCGGACCCGCTGAAAAATTCATGTCGGAAGCGGGGGCAATGTATCGCACCTCCGACAACGTGGACGTCCAGGTCACCACGCGCACCCGGTCCGCGGGTGGGCTGTTCGGCGGCATCAAGCGGATGTTCGCCGGCGAGAGCTTCTTTCTATCGGAGTATCGGACGACAGACGGACGCGGCGGCGAGGTGGGGCTTGCGCCCACGCTGCCCGGCGACGTAGCGCTCATCCAGTGCAACGGGCAGAGCAGTTGGATATGCACCGGAGGCAGCTACATCGGCTCGTCGGAAAACCTGAGCCTGGATACGGAATTCCAGGGCCTTCGCGGGATGTTCTCAGGCGAGTCGCTCTCGTTCCTCAAGGTCGATGGCGTGGGAGAGTTGCTCGTGAGCGCTTTCGGCGCCATCCGGGAAATCGACGTGGACGGCGCATTCACCGTTGACACGGGCCACGTGGTCGCGTTCGAAGACACGCTGACCTACTCCCTCGGCAAAGCGGGCGGTAGCTGGCTCCAGTCGTTTCTTGCCAGCGAGGGTATAACGCTCAACTTCAGCGGGCGCGGCAAGCTGTATGTCCAGAGCCACAACCCCAGCGAGTGGGGAGGCACGTTGGGCGGGCTGCTGCCGGAAAGGAAGCAATGA
- a CDS encoding TIGR00266 family protein has translation MKYEIESRPTYSVLEVGLDPNESVVAESGAMIWMSSSIQLNTSMQGGMFKSLRRSALGGESFFQNVFEAQDAPGVVAFSPGQPGDIVAVDLSRGDVLMEDSAYLAAEQGVTIDTTFQGFRGFFNEGLFILRATGSGLLFFSGYGDIEEIEVDGTYIVDNGHAVAWEPTLTYEITRGRSIRSFLFSDQLLLRFGGRGRLWVQSRNPQALANWVHPFRAIESQDSDDD, from the coding sequence GTGAAGTACGAGATAGAGAGCCGGCCGACTTACAGCGTCCTGGAGGTCGGCCTCGACCCCAACGAGTCTGTCGTGGCGGAGTCCGGCGCGATGATATGGATGAGCAGTTCGATCCAACTCAACACCTCGATGCAGGGAGGCATGTTCAAGAGTCTGCGCAGGTCCGCGCTCGGCGGCGAGAGCTTCTTCCAGAACGTCTTCGAGGCGCAAGACGCCCCCGGTGTCGTGGCGTTTTCGCCGGGGCAACCCGGCGACATCGTGGCCGTCGACCTCAGCCGCGGCGACGTGCTCATGGAGGACAGCGCCTACCTGGCAGCGGAACAGGGAGTCACCATCGACACCACCTTCCAGGGTTTCCGGGGCTTCTTCAATGAAGGTCTCTTCATCCTCAGGGCCACCGGCAGCGGGTTGCTCTTCTTCAGCGGCTACGGTGACATCGAGGAGATTGAGGTGGATGGCACGTACATCGTGGATAACGGTCACGCCGTGGCGTGGGAGCCAACGCTAACGTATGAGATTACGCGCGGCCGCTCTATCCGTTCGTTCCTGTTCTCGGACCAACTGCTGTTGAGATTCGGCGGCCGCGGCCGGCTGTGGGTCCAGTCACGGAATCCCCAGGCGTTGGCCAACTGGGTGCATCCTTTCAGAGCCATTGAGAGCCAGGACTCCGACGACGACTAG
- the cas3 gene encoding CRISPR-associated helicase Cas3', whose product MPVYTRRHWGKFDQGEIHLLEHHLADVGACFEALLAQHTIRKRLARSGGLDDLDDVAVARLSILAALHDIGKANVGFQTRVWRDSDFPEGRRRPGRSGHFNELVPVLNGEDRRTAAWFFDALGWWWDATETWDDRCGKTVCALFVAALSHHGRPLKLEGGYSRNEAIWQRLGELEPKQLVERIGVLVKDWFPAAFSDGAPLPVAPEFQHMFLGLCNWADWIGSNEEWFCYLDSRQDDYFLHAQRQAEDAIQALGLDVEQQRASFQDVPDFGGLFEIPGSPEPNAIQRTAAADTFLEETLVIIESETGSGKTEAVLWRFARMYKAGLVDGLYFALPTRAAAVQIHDRVKRFAANLLPARHRPPVVLAVPGYDPGKDADSIGLPSYNPWWDDHHGAEKPWATESPKRFLSAQIAVGTVDQAMMGALMVKNAHMRAACLSRNLLVVDEVHASDTYMRVVLEALLDAHIGDGGYALLMSATLGSAARHRWLNHGRPHAGEGPTLLEAIDAPYPAVSVKSMEGDKLVGTRENDQDKRARVETAPEMGDFHAVAQRALEAARSGAKVLVIRNTVGYAIRTQQALEELAGPDNQDLLFDVEGLPALHHGRFATIDRQRLDKRVEKVLGRKDRSSGGRVVIGTQTLEQSLDIDADLLISDLCPVDVLLQRIGRLHRHRRGDRPDGYETPVCVVLAPPDNDLSPLLGSGTEANGLGPYGGVYEDLRTLEATLRLIEQHSEWHIPEMNRKLVEQATHPAALEEIVQKMELQSEDWRVHANEIAGVGIAQGQTAQFSIIRRDKSFFTDNRDVVFGDMEERIRTRLGDDRVDIVFDPQPASPFDAAASIERLAMSARWLGGEDIPESVVPERTDEGFAFTIGDRGFIYDRLGLRRV is encoded by the coding sequence GTGCCGGTCTACACGCGGAGGCACTGGGGCAAGTTCGACCAGGGCGAAATACACCTCCTAGAGCACCACCTCGCCGACGTTGGCGCCTGCTTTGAGGCGCTGCTGGCTCAGCATACGATTCGCAAGAGGCTAGCGCGTTCCGGCGGCTTGGATGACCTAGACGACGTGGCCGTGGCCCGTTTATCCATTCTTGCCGCCTTACACGACATTGGCAAGGCAAACGTTGGCTTTCAGACGCGGGTCTGGCGTGACTCCGACTTCCCGGAAGGACGACGCAGACCAGGACGCTCCGGTCACTTTAACGAGTTGGTACCCGTGCTCAACGGGGAAGATCGGCGAACGGCCGCCTGGTTTTTCGACGCCCTTGGCTGGTGGTGGGACGCAACCGAGACTTGGGATGATCGCTGCGGCAAGACGGTCTGTGCCCTGTTCGTCGCTGCACTTTCCCATCACGGACGGCCGCTGAAACTGGAAGGTGGATACTCCAGGAACGAGGCTATCTGGCAGCGTCTCGGTGAACTGGAGCCCAAGCAGCTCGTAGAGCGCATTGGGGTTCTGGTAAAGGATTGGTTCCCCGCCGCCTTCTCCGATGGCGCGCCGCTGCCCGTGGCTCCCGAGTTCCAGCACATGTTCCTAGGCCTATGCAACTGGGCCGACTGGATTGGCTCCAATGAGGAGTGGTTTTGTTACCTTGACTCGCGGCAGGACGACTACTTCCTGCACGCTCAACGGCAGGCAGAGGATGCAATCCAGGCACTAGGGCTAGATGTTGAACAGCAGAGGGCCAGTTTCCAAGACGTTCCCGATTTCGGCGGACTATTCGAGATTCCAGGCTCACCTGAACCCAACGCCATCCAGCGCACGGCCGCCGCAGACACTTTCCTTGAAGAGACGCTGGTCATCATTGAGTCGGAGACAGGCTCCGGCAAAACGGAGGCGGTTCTGTGGCGGTTCGCCCGAATGTACAAGGCCGGGCTTGTGGACGGCCTCTACTTTGCACTGCCCACGCGGGCCGCGGCAGTCCAGATCCACGACCGCGTCAAGCGATTTGCCGCCAACCTGTTGCCGGCGCGGCACAGACCGCCCGTCGTGCTGGCCGTGCCCGGCTACGACCCCGGTAAAGACGCCGACTCCATAGGATTGCCCTCCTACAATCCCTGGTGGGACGACCACCACGGCGCGGAGAAGCCCTGGGCCACCGAGAGCCCCAAGAGGTTCCTCTCCGCCCAGATAGCGGTTGGGACGGTTGACCAAGCCATGATGGGGGCGCTTATGGTCAAGAACGCGCACATGAGGGCCGCCTGCCTGTCGCGCAATCTGCTTGTGGTGGACGAGGTTCACGCCTCCGACACGTACATGAGGGTAGTTCTGGAGGCGCTTCTGGATGCCCACATCGGTGACGGCGGCTACGCCCTGCTCATGTCGGCGACTTTGGGCTCGGCCGCCCGGCATCGCTGGCTCAATCACGGCAGGCCTCACGCCGGAGAAGGGCCAACTCTTTTAGAAGCGATTGACGCTCCGTATCCCGCCGTCAGCGTCAAGAGCATGGAGGGAGATAAGTTGGTTGGCACACGGGAGAACGACCAGGATAAACGCGCAAGGGTAGAAACGGCCCCTGAGATGGGAGACTTCCATGCCGTGGCGCAGCGCGCTCTGGAGGCTGCCCGCAGCGGCGCAAAGGTGCTAGTAATCAGAAACACCGTTGGCTATGCAATAAGGACGCAGCAGGCGTTGGAAGAGCTCGCAGGGCCGGACAATCAGGACCTGCTGTTTGACGTAGAAGGCTTACCTGCCCTGCATCACGGGCGCTTTGCAACTATAGACCGCCAGCGCTTGGACAAGCGGGTTGAGAAAGTCCTGGGCAGAAAGGACCGCAGCTCCGGCGGTCGAGTCGTGATTGGTACACAGACGCTGGAGCAGTCCCTGGACATCGACGCGGATCTGCTCATCAGCGACCTGTGCCCGGTGGACGTGCTGCTGCAGCGCATCGGCCGCCTGCACCGACATCGTCGGGGCGATCGCCCCGACGGGTACGAAACCCCGGTCTGCGTTGTACTCGCGCCGCCAGACAACGACCTCTCGCCTTTGCTCGGAAGCGGGACGGAGGCCAACGGGCTGGGTCCTTACGGTGGGGTGTACGAAGATCTGCGAACCCTGGAGGCAACGCTCCGGCTCATAGAGCAGCATTCCGAGTGGCACATACCGGAGATGAACCGCAAGCTGGTGGAGCAAGCCACCCACCCCGCTGCGCTGGAGGAGATTGTCCAGAAGATGGAGTTGCAGAGCGAAGATTGGCGAGTCCATGCAAATGAAATAGCGGGAGTGGGGATAGCTCAGGGCCAGACCGCCCAGTTCTCTATAATCAGGCGGGATAAGTCCTTCTTCACCGACAACCGGGACGTGGTCTTCGGCGATATGGAAGAGCGGATACGGACGCGCTTGGGCGACGACCGCGTCGACATAGTTTTCGACCCGCAGCCAGCCAGCCCATTCGATGCGGCGGCCAGCATCGAAAGGCTGGCGATGTCAGCCCGGTGGCTGGGAGGAGAGGATATCCCTGAATCGGTGGTACCGGAGCGAACCGACGAAGGGTTCGCCTTTACCATCGGCGACCGCGGCTTCATCTACGACCGGCTGGGCCTGCGCCGGGTCTAA